Part of the Quercus lobata isolate SW786 chromosome 6, ValleyOak3.0 Primary Assembly, whole genome shotgun sequence genome, ctttaTTTATGAATCTCGAGGAAAATTGATTAGCACCATCAGTTGTCCTTTGAATTTATATGTTTAGTTGAAAagctttaaattttatttttggtaatctCTAGCGTATTCTGTTCTTGATGATCGGTGTTTGTTCTAGCCATTTATGGAAAATGTATTCTTGCCTTCTTTTATGCCATTTATATGTTTGTCTGTGTTGGGCTTGGTtgggatataaaaaaaatgagtattAAGGAAGCAGTGGGAATGGATTTGTTGAACAATTGATATAGATGCTATGGATACATATGTACCTgctataaaatatgtaataggTTATGTTAATTCATTACCAGTATCATGTTCCATGATTCCATCTTAACATGTTTGAGTTTTCCTGCAGGATATGAGGCTCCAAACCTGAGGTATGGCTAATTTtcatctctcttttctttgtttagtttatgGGTTTTGCATAGTCTGTCAGATTAGGTTGTTATAACAGTGTTTATGTGTTGGTGAACTCCTTTTACATTATGACTTTTTAGTTTAGGTGACacatatatttctttaaaattttgagcCATTAGTGTGAAACTTAGTTGACTTAATTCTGTCAAATATTAGGCACTTTAAaatactttcatttttttctaatttggaAGTGGAATAGATAGATGATTGTAATTCTCTATTTGAAGCTATGCCATGTTATTTTGAATAAGAAGTGCAGCAATAAAGATTTTTCTGTTAAAAGTTGGAGTTGTACTCTACACATTTTAGACACGCAGATCTGTAACATTCTGAAAACTAATTTtatctgtttttttatttttattttttataattttttttttaaaggaagctTGCAGACAAGGTTGCAGCTGCTGGATTTTTTGTGGTAGTTCCTGACTTCTTTAATGGAGATCCCTATGTGCCGGATGATGCTAATAGGCCTATACAAGTTTGGTTGAAGGATCATGGAACGGTTGGTTCTATCTTTTAATACTTGCATGGAAgttgtttataattttgattttctcatgGTGGACCCTTTTGCGAAACTTGAAAATATTGCTGCATTTTTCATTTGAGATTGTGAGTTTGGTATTTTACAACATATTAGGCTGTCTGAATATTTGTGTGGATTTAGCTGCATAACTTCTTTATcattattactgaaagtaacAGATTGTTCTTACTTTATTAAACTACCTAGCTGTGTAAACCTTTTGTGGCCTTGATTGAAATTGATGATCCTGATATTGCAGCTTTCAGCTAATTACTATGTGATTTTTAGTATGCACTAATAGTGTCTGAAGCTCTATAATTCTTTCTAAAGGATAAGGGATTTGAGGAGGCAAAGCCAGTAATTGAAGCTGTAAAAAGTAAAGGTGTTTCTGCAGTTGGGGCTGCTGGCTTTTGCTGGGGTGGTGAGTTTTTATCATTAATTCTTTGTTCCCAAACTAGCACCCTAGTGCAGAAGTTATTTCTTGTTAGGGAAGAATTGGTTTTGTGTATCTTCATAGTTTCACTATAACCCCCTCCCCTGACtaagtttctttatttttctattgaaaCAAGTTTGATTAAGGATTCTAAATTTCTAACATTTTAAGTCAGATAgcattttattgattgaaaaaaatGCTGATACTTGAACTTTTGTGCTCTTCTCAGCCAAGGTTGTGGTTGAACTTGCAAAGGCTGAGTTTATCCAAGCTGGTGTGCTATGTCATCCTTCATTTGTCACTGTAGATGATATCAAGGGTATGGATTCTAGTGCTTGAAATGTGCTAAAGCTTGATATTAGTTTTATTAGATTATTAGTTTGCAATTTCAGAAATTAAAAATGTCTTTAGCACATTCAGGAAAAAATTTCTAGCTCTCATCAATACTCTTATCAATTTAAATGTTGGCAGCAATTACAAGCATCTGACTCTATAAGTTGCTTTTTCTCCCTTCCTCTTGGGgtcaatggattttttttttttttttgggtgctacTGGCATACTGATTTGCAATGATTTAATCTTATTTAATGCCTTTTCTGTTTAAAAAATACATTCTGGTTGTCAGAAATCATTTCTTTAACAAtggtgtttttgagtttttctacATTAAATTTCTTCTGTTTTGGTACAAGTGCAAGGGAAAAAATAATGGATTGTCTCATTGTTTACTGATCAATATTTGGAATTAATTTCAGGGGTTAAGGTTCCTATTGCGGTACTAGGAGCTGAAAATGACCATCTTTCTCCACCCGCGCTCTTGAAACAGTTTGAACAGGCCTTAGCTGCTAAACCTGAGGTAGGAAAACCAAATCCTTATTTTCTTATGAAATCTTATAATTAATGCCTTTTCCTTTCTAATAATGAaagcttcttttctttatataaaaaagaaggaaatctAATACTGATGTTTCATCATTCTTTTAATGACGGCGGATTGGctggatttaattttttacatattaaaatataGCCAGGAGCCCTTTAGCCTGAATTTCATGCTTTAAGTTTagcatttgtttcttttagaGAGTAATTTTTTGGTCATGTTATttattaggggtgtcaattcgtgTTCGCGGGTCGAGTTCGTGTCTTGTCGAGCTATAAGTACTCTGCTATATGGGTTGACTCGAACCCGACCTATTTAGTAAACGTGTCAAGAATTCTCAATCCTAACCCgacctgtttattaaacaggttgaCCCAACCCGCCACGTTTAACttgtttaattaataagtcatgtaaaagttaatacaaataacCCGTCTAATAACCTATTTGATTAATACGTCATACATGACCtaaataatctattatcaatttctatgtatctaaaattaaaatacaattacaaccataaatacagtaataaacatataattacaacaaaaaattaagcaataataacaaaatttaataccTTTATTATCTAAATGGGTTAAACAGGACAGACGGGTTCACATGTTGAATACGAACAtgacccgtttattaaacaagtcagCCGTGTCGACCCGaatatgacccaaacccatttagCCTCAACCCATGACCTGTTTATAAACAAGTTAGTCGTGTCGGGTTTGCGGGTCATGTCAGATTTGCCACccctattttttattcaactttgTTTTTGCACATTTCTTCAATGATTAGATGACTCTTCGGATAGTCTTTTTTGACTTGATAAGTAGAATATTTTTCCCCATATTTTCccaaattttgcatttattaagGATTTTTGGCCTTGGCATTTGATGAATGTTCGTCATAGCATTTTTGGCTTTGGCTCTGGTGGTAAAGAGATAGGTTGGGGTTAGGGTAAGTGTTATCAATCTTTTTGAACAAATGACTAAATGTTCATATGGTGATTCATCATCTTGTCTTTGAAATGCCTGAGGTCTATCTTCGAAACCAGGCCCTGGTTTGCCCATGCAATGCATCCATCTTGGTGTAACTTTTTCCAAATATtgcatttcataataataaaataatgttttgatTCTTTTCAGGTGGATGGCTTTGTTAAGATATttccaaaagttgcacacgggTGGACAGTCAGGTACAGTGTTGAAGATGTGGCGGCTGTGAAGTCTGCTGAGGAGGCCCATCAGAACTTGTTAGAATGGTTTGCTAAGTATGTGAAGTGAAATCGTCAAATTAGATACTTCTATGATATGTCTTGGTTCTATAATATTATGAGTAGCAGTGTGGACCCAGTAAAATGCTAGTTTTCTCATatggttgagacttgagagaacTTGGACTTCAATCTGTAGTATGTAAGAATTTGAATGAACTTGTTCATGAATAAAGGGTGAAAATAGCATGCTTTATCTGAAAGTATGGCTGTGGTGAGAGCACTGTGTGTGTATGTGGTTTATGTGGTTGTCATTACACCATGCATTCTCTGATGTCCATGGCAATATCGGTGCCTTTGGCTCTTTGAGCTGTCTATGAGGCGATAATGCACTGGAAGTGTTGAGAGTAGCTAGACTTCAATCTGTAGTATGTAAGAATTTGAATGAACTTGTTTTTGAATAAAGGGTGAAAATTGCATGCTTTATCTGAAGTATGGCTGTAGTGAGAGCAATGTGTGTGAATGTGGTTCATGTGGTTGTCATTACACCATGCATTCTTTGATGTCCATGGCAATATCGGTGCCTTTGGCTCTTTGAGCTTTCTGAGGCTATAATGCACTGAAAGTGTTGCCTTGGCGGCTCTAAAATTTGTGTGACTGGATTAATTCTGATGAGTTATGACTGAATGCTTTCAATATAGATCATAAATTTGCCGAATGCTTTGAATTGGTTCATGTGACCATGTCATTATTGCATATGTATTACCTCAAGAGTGATCAATGCTGATGCCTTTGAGTTATCAGAGGCTAAGAAAAGCTGGAGAACTTGCCTCTGAGGTTCTATAAATGGCCGAATTCCTGCCTCATTGTGGGAGGCTCTCTTAATGTTTGCTACAGTCTACATTGCACTTCACAGGTTTACTGTGTATGCCAAATCATTCATGCTATCCTTGCAAATATTGTGATAGAATTATTTCCGTTATTTTACGAGTGCAAGCAGATGGTGGCATCATGGGCTCATATATATGGAGCTTTTACGTTAAGCTCTATTACTAAACCTCTGCAATAGGCACTAGAAATAAagaattatttgtatttttttttaaatataaaatattataattaaaaaaaaaaaaaaaacacaaatacatCATCCAAAATCACAGGGCATctttggtgcgatggtcactccacaagtataaatacttgtggagtgtgggggcAAAGGTCAGAGTTCAAGCCTCTAGGAGAGaactttacatatatatatacacttaaattagtcTAGAATAGAAATTATatcttgtaataaaaaaaaataaaaaaaaataaaaaaaataaaaaaaacccaaaagacaagaagaaagagatatattacacacaaaaatgagagaagaagATGCCACAGCAGAAGAAGCTcacagtgaaagaagaagaagcccgcAACAGAAgtgggtttatgggtttatgttggaattgaaaattgcacatttgatttaaaattttgctgtctgtttggttggatttggaggaaaggaaaagaaagaagaaccaCTACTACCGGCATGGTGGGATTCTTCTTTTGGGCTTCTTCCAATTGATCAGGAGGGAGAATAGAGCATTGAGAAATTCTTCTCCAGCTCCATGATggtattctttatttatttatttatagagatATGGGTAAAATTGggatttcaaaacaaaaacaacggTAGTTTAGAGATAGTATTTAAAATGACCAACGGTAACATTACAAATCCTATTTGAATTTTCACATTGCAGCTCTGAGGGTCCAATATGAAAATGCAAGAGTCCTTCGTATTTGGAAAAGCCACTTTTTGATAACGCGCGATGACAATAATTTCCCAAACACACATTTTGGGGTTTGGGCTTGAAAACGTGTGTTTTGGGCTCTCAAATTGGAACCAAATGCACACTTAGCGAGTGGTAATAGGTTGCAGCATTTATGGATAGAAGattattgtttttgaaagtatcaaggttaatgaattttttttttttttagtgatttgTTAGAagtaaaatatcaattttgttttgggaggcaaataaaaatgtgtcaattaactaattaaaatttttttggttcttagggttaattttcattttttgagagGGAACATAACAGGAATAATTTTGAcccaaattttaaactttttgcaTATAGGTGCTGGTTGGGAATGGCCCCATTTAGTCTAAAGAATAGGTCTTTCCCTAATATAGAGGAAGAGTTATTTGAATGGGATCAACATTGTACAACCACTGAACACAAAAGATGAGTAAAATAGTGATGtagttttaaaaagaaaaagaaaaagaaaggctTCTGGCGAaggatcaaaaaaaaaaaaaatatatatatatatatatataaagtattaaaaaaaacatatatatagtatcgaaaaaataaaggtttataaattataatgaaggattatattttttattcttttgcgCAATTACAAACATCAACTGTGAAATGAGTTAGATAGTGATGTAGTTTTAAAAATGAAAGGCTTGTGGTGAAGGATCAaacatatatatagtataaaaaaaaagaaaggtttataaattataatgaaggatcacattttctattctTGTGCGCAATTAGAAAACATCAACTTGTGAAATGAGTAAGATAGtgatatagttttaaaaaagaaaggtttgcggatcaaacatatatattatatcaaaaaagaaaggtatataaattttaatgaaggATAACATTTTCTATTCTTGTGTTCAACTAGAAAACATCAACTTGTGAAAAATTGATAAGATAactcctctctctctatctacTTTTTAACATTTGAAGATATTGGATAtgctctcaaaaaaaaagaatcttttGATACCCAAATAATTGCCATATAAAATAAGAtctaaaatatataactttAAAAAGTATTTACATTAGAAATCCTTATTCTAGACCAAAGCTAGCATTAGCAAGAAAGTACTCAGTCCTCATTAATGAAAAattgtgggttccaattagctcaactaataaagtctctaataattgaataagagatttatggttcaatctctgcctactccaaaaatcgattggtgtctttgtttgatgataaagaactattattagAAATGGACGCTATATgttaaaactctcttaaaaaaatgaaaaattatcttatgagaCGGTCTTATAAAGATATcgttcttaaaatatttatggTTTCCATGCATGTGAATCTCACATGTAAGAGAAATGTCTGATGAGATTGTCTCGTGACGGCCTTATATATTACAATTCATAATTAAATATTCATTATTCTTAACATGTCCCTTTAGAACACTTGCTAGCAAGTAGCATGGCCCAGATTTTATTTAATGCTAATGGAAggtgcattaaaaaaaaaatgattacaaaAATTAGGGGTTGGGGGTTGGAATGTagcaatataaaattattaacctcaaagttctttttgtttcactttctaaaacattttcaataaaatattttcaaatatttagtgtgaattgtaaaaattttcaaatacaaaCCACAAAAACTAGTGGCTCAATCACCATAGCTGCCAGTGTCGGAGTTCTAGTGATCAAAAGCCAATACCAGCAGTTTTAGCTGTCGAATTGTCAAcaccaaaattattttagacCAATGACCCAATCATTAGATGGGGGAGAACCTTTgtgtatttttataaaatgttttaccaaatttATAAAGATAATACGTTTTACAACATTTTACAAAGGATTTTATAGTTAGCATggcaaaaaacatttttttggatTGGTCAAATTTTATAATGAAGCCGGTAAAGTGctgtaaatattttttgtaaaacattttacaatcaaataaatagaacgtaaaatacaaaaatagtacACTGATTATGCACTTTTAGTATGTTGTATCCTTCCACCGTCAGCTAAAATATTAACATATTTGTTTGCCTAACGGTATACAGGCACGTGTCAAGGGACCACTCATTCATTGTATGGTCAGCAACTTCCTTCAATCCAAAACAAGAATATAGAAAACAGGAAGAGAGGTAAGGTCAATAGCAATTAAGTAGATAGATTGTCTAAGAGCTTTGTAACTCAACTACGGTCTGTAGTACCTTCTAGTGCTTCTAGCGGAGACTTCGGCACTTTTTACTGCTTCTAACACAGACTTCAGGATTTAAATCCCTGTACAGctataaaattacttttttcaaagaagaaattAGTAAATTTATCACATTAATTACTACAGTCCACTTTTGAGTCCAATTTGCACGGGAATCCCAAATTACTCATCTGCTTATTAAATAATGCTTATggttggagattttttttttttttttggggagaattGGTTGGAGTTTTGACCCATCATTCAAGGTGGAGTGATGTTTGAGTTCAGGGAATCAGGGGCCCTCCTTAAAGTAGTCTGTATAGACTATTACACCCTCACTCCATTCGGCATGTCATTGTGAATATTGACTACCATGTGTCTAGATTCATTCTTGACTTAGAcctttaaatcaaaattttatgtttatcaCATGCATTTTCAACTGATTcatatcatataatataatataatatataataaaagttacgAGTTACAACAAACATGTTGCAATTAAACacttaaattacaaataaaaaaacagtttctttttctttttcctttttcctaatGCCATGTAGATaatcctttttctcttttattttcaatttattagcCAATTTATCTCGTTAATTTCTCTCAATCTTTTCATATTCTCCTTTTCTTCATATTTAAGTTCCAAGAATATACATTTGGTTATTTGGATCCCCCAAATTATaaatatctctcttttttactAGACTTTTTTTGCTTAGATGTGGTCACATTTGAGGTAACATCGCAAACATTATGTGTTTCTTTCACTTTTTaagaattcatttttattttgttatttgttccAATTtggctttttcttcttcttcttcttcaggggCGGACCACTTAGAAGGGTGGCCCGTCCAAActtttctaattttataaaattacccCTAAAGCTTcctaaatttttcaaaaaatatatgtttggtCCTCCAAACTTCttaaatattagatttttacctctaaatttacctaaaattttcaaaagaaatatggttaaccccccccccccccccaaactcTTCATATTTCTTATATGATACTATTAAATtgattcaattttatattttttattataattattttggccctcattcataaaattctatttctatccatgttcttcttccttttttttttttttttgggggggggggggggggggggcgcggTGTTAAGACGGATTCTGATATTGAGATTTGAGTTGATtcgttttatttgtgtttgtcttacttgttttgttgttattataacTAGAATACAAGATAGTTGAGTTGGTTtgctttatttgtattttctatTTGTTGTCGTTATTGTTATTAGTTAGCCTGTTCCTTTCGGTTTGATGATGCTAATAGAATAGTCagctttcaacaaaaaataaaataaaataaaattagtgacACTCTATGACTCTATACTCTATTGGTCTCATCAATTTTAATTAGCCAATCTAAAGGATGATCAAATCTCATAGAATGACCTTGTGCTTTAAGTTTCTACtataggaaggaaaaaaaaaactaatatttatattttgtgtaaaataatctaattatatgttaattaatattattttatggacaaaatttggttacaaatttgattgtagTTTAAAGCTACAActctcacttaaaaaattaacatgacaacaaattttgaaaatttaaccgtcgaattgcattttctttatgttcttaacacacatgtaaaattttctaccaattggattttatttactattcgatctataaacttatttctagacataattttagactacaaaaaattaaaatttaaacatttgattgatgacatagctattgatatttaatcttttgaaaactttgcaaacataaaagatataagaagaaaatgtaattcaacagtagatttctcaaaattcacatccaataaaaaagtattgagtaaagttgtagtcttagaCTACAACCAAATTTGCTGTCAAATTTAGCCTTTATTCTATATAATTAACCCAACTATGGAACTTCTTccttttaggcttttagcaCACTCACAGTACTCTCATATTATTACCAACACTTTACTTTTATTAGTTGTGTAGGTCCAATTTTGTACCTCAACTAATTAACACCtcctaatatttttaatagagagATTCAATGTTCAAATCTCcctattgtaactattgaattattaaaaataaataatctggCTCTTGTAGAAAAACATTGTTGGTAAATGGAAAAAGTGATTTTAGCTAAGATTTGGTAGTTTAATTCCAAAATTCTTGGCAAAGGAGATGTCTTCAATGAAacatcaaattaataattttattttgggtatcaaaataaaattttaagtgaatGATTAGGTATAATGCATAATTGATTGGAGTAAATTTGTAATAAGTTCTTTTACCATGTCTTAATTATCATCAGTTGACTTGacgtgcaaaaaaaaaaaaaaaaaaatagaaaacaaaaatgcaaattacatTCATTAAGTTTGGTCAATTGTCATTTTGAtcccataaattttatttttgtcaatttggtTCTATTAATTTCATACCATAGACCGTTTC contains:
- the LOC115949676 gene encoding endo-1,3;1,4-beta-D-glucanase-like, whose translation is MSGPQCCSNPPTLNANAGAGHVEQLGGLSTYVSGSPNSKLAILLISDVYGYEAPNLRKLADKVAAAGFFVVVPDFFNGDPYVPDDANRPIQVWLKDHGTDKGFEEAKPVIEAVKSKGVSAVGAAGFCWGAKVVVELAKAEFIQAGVLCHPSFVTVDDIKGVKVPIAVLGAENDHLSPPALLKQFEQALAAKPEVDGFVKIFPKVAHGWTVRYSVEDVAAVKSAEEAHQNLLEWFAKYVK